DNA sequence from the Candidatus Deferrimicrobiaceae bacterium genome:
AATACGGGGACGACGTCGACACCGACGTCATCATCCCCGCCCGGTACCTGAACACCTCCGATCCGAAGGAACTTGCCCGCCATTGCATGGAGGACATCGACAAGGAATACGCCAACAAGGTGGCCCCCGGAGACTTCCTCGTGGCGGGGAAGAATTTCGGGTGCGGTTCCTCGCGTGAGCACGCCCCCATCGCCATCAAGGCGTCCGGGGCCTCCGCCGTGATCGCCCGGTCGTTCGCGCGGATCTTCTACCGGAA
Encoded proteins:
- a CDS encoding 3-isopropylmalate dehydratase gives rise to the protein MILKGRAWKYGDDVDTDVIIPARYLNTSDPKELARHCMEDIDKEYANKVAPGDFLVAGKNFGCGSSREHAPIAIKASGASAVIARSFARIFYR